The Arachis hypogaea cultivar Tifrunner chromosome 19, arahy.Tifrunner.gnm2.J5K5, whole genome shotgun sequence genome has a window encoding:
- the LOC112778744 gene encoding protein FAR1-RELATED SEQUENCE 5-like produces the protein MDNDKAGIRPNKTYLALANEVGGSSNLGFSEKDVRNYITRNLRCSDDNEDFQGMMNYFVRMKEINPNIFYAIDVDDANKFRSALWVYARCRILCEYYGDVVLFDTTYRRNRHGLSFASFVGVNHHGKSTLLGCALLGSEEIPSFEWVFTQWVRCVGIVPRGIITDQCKAMAGAIRKVLPDTVHRWCIWHIMKKSQFKLGGYARYGELNAMMNHIVWNSPSTESFEVDWAGFIKQFNLGQNRWLADLYANRRKWVPIFFKSEFWAGMRSTRRSESMHAFYGGYLHCKTGLVQFIHEYDNVLGNKEQKELEDDAADSKGVIPCIGSTGIERQFQQEYTSSMFRNLQLEGDTIFIKVDEQKVFWGKPVYDTFMVEFDPLSRKGQCECNKFESAGILCCHTLAVWSYYRVDTVPSCYILPRWSKNVIRKHIYIKSSHDVARSDESNNLFRHLCSEFYNVAQEFVACEEEAAILRAALWDAKAKLTDYRASMCSTTVADEVDLQSDNDHHGSVNKRLEDSTIWNSSDGGGFMHLLNSFRHI, from the exons ATGGATAACGACAAGGCTGGAATAAGACCCAACAAGACGTATCTAGCACTGGCAAATGAGGTTGGTGGGTCCTCAAACCTGGGTTTTTCAGAAAAGGATGTCAGAAATTATATCACACGCAATCTCCGATGCTCCGATGACAATGAGGACTTCCAGGGGATGATGAATTATTTCGTTCGAATGAAGGAGATCAATCCCAACATCTTTTATGCCATAGATGTTGACGATGCTAATAAATTTAGGAGCGCACTATGGGTATATGCAAGGTGCAGGATTTTGTGTGAATATTATGGAGATGTGGTGTTGTTTGACACCacttacagaagaaacag GCATGGTCTGTCGTTTGCATCCTTTGTCGGTGTAAACCACCATGGGAAGTCTACTCTTCTTGGCTGTGCTTTACTTGGGAGCGAGGAGATCCCTAGTTTTGAGTGGGTGTTTACGCAGTGGGTGAGATGCGTCGGAATTGTGCCAAGGGGGATTATCACTGACCAGTGCAAGGCGATGGCTGGTGCTATTAGGAAGGTCCTACCTGATACTGTCCACCGATGGTGCATCTGGCACATAATGAAGAAATCACAATTCAAGCTCGGTGGATACGCTAGGTATGGAGAATTAAATGCAATGATGAATCACATTGTGTGGAATTCTCCTTCGACTGAATCATTCGAGGTTGATTGGGCTGGTTTCATCAAGCAATTTAACTTAGGCCAGAACAGATGGTTAGCAG ACCTTTATGCGAATCGAAGGAAGTGGGTTCCAATATTCTTTAAGAGTGAATTTTGGGCAGGCATGAGGAGTACACGGCGCAGTGAAAGTATGCACGCATTTTATGGTGGATACCTGCATTGCAAGACTGGGTTGGTTCAGTTCATCCATGAATACGACAATGTGCTTGGAAACAAGGAGCAAAAGGAGCTGGAAGATGACGCTGCAGACTCGAAAGGAGTCATCCCATGTATAGGGAGCACGGGCATTGAGAGACAGTTTCAGCAGGAATACACCAGTAGTATGTTCAGGAATCTTCAGCTGGAG GGAGATACAATTTTTATTAAAGTGGACGAGCAGAAGGTATTCTGGGGGAAGCCTGTCTACGATACTTTCATGGTCGAGTTTGACCCTTTGAGTCGAAAGGGTCAGTGCGAGTGCAACAAGTTTGAATCCGCTGGTATATTGTGTTGCCACACCCTTGCGGTGTGGTCATACTACAGAGTTGACACAGTACCGAGTTGCTATATTCTTCCTCGATGGAGTAAGAATGTCATCCGCAAGCACATTTACATCAAGAGTAGCCATGACGTGGCTCGGAGTGATGAAAGCAACAACTTGTTCAGGCATCTGTGTTCAGAGTTCTATAACGTTGCTCAAGAGTTTGTTGCTTGTGAGGAGGAAGCAGCCATCTTGCGAGCTGCCCTTTGGGATGCAAAGGCCAAGCTGACTGATTACCGTGCCAGCATGTGTTCCACTACTGTTGCT GATGAGGTTGACCTTCAGTCAGATAATGATCATCATGGTTCTGTAAATAAAAGATTGGAGGATTCTACTATATGGAATTCATCGGATGGTGGCGGATTCATGCACCTGTTGAATTCTTTTAGGCATATATAG
- the LOC112776836 gene encoding ethylene receptor 2, producing MLKAVASWFLLICSLLLWVTVSATTTDNGFPRCNCDDESSLWTIESILECQRVGDFLIAVAYFSIPIELLYFISCTNVPFKWVLIQFIAFIVLCGLTHLLNGWTYGPHTFQLMVALTVFKILTALVSCATAITLVTLIPMLLKVKVREFMLKKKTWDLGREVGLIMKQKEAASHVRMLTQEIRKSLDRHTILYTTLVELSKTLGLQTCAVWMPNVEKTEMNLTHELNRRNFNFTIPITDPDVVKIKGSDGVNILGPDSALAGASSGVNGEIGPVAAIRMPMLRVCNFKGGTPELTQACYAILVLILPSGETRSWSNQELEIIKVVADQVAVALSHAAILEESQLMREKLEEQNRALQQAKRDAMMASQARSSFQKVMSDGMRRPMHSILGLLSMVQDDNLKSEQKLIVDAMLRTSNVLSNLINDAMDNSAKDDGRFSLEIRSFRLHSMIKEAACLAKCMCVYRGFGFLVEVEKSLPDNVMGDERRVFQVILHMVGNLLDHSQREGTLVLRVFAETGSQGRTDKGWTSWRPSSSSGDVNIRFEIGINSSDSEIGSSFSSGFGVRKFSSDRVEGRLSFSICKRIVQLMQGNIWLVPNSHGYPQSMALVLRFQLRPSISIAISEPGEFSERHGSNSLLRGLQVLLADNDDVNRAVTQKLLQKLGCIVATVSSGFECLTAIGPAGTSFQIILLDLHMPDIDGFEVTTRIRKFRSRNWPMIVALTVNMGDELWEKCMQIGINGVIQKPVLLQGIASELRRLIIQGNNVL from the exons ATGTTAAAAGCAGTGGCATCTTGGTTCTTGTTGATTTGCTCACTCCTCTTATGGGTAACTGTATCTGCAACAACAACAGATAATGGATTTCCAAGATGCAACTGTGATGATGAATCTAGCTTGTGGACTATTGAGAGCATTCTAGAATGCCAGAGAGTTGGGGATTTCTTGATTGCTGTGGCATACTTCTCAATCCCCATTGAGCTTCTTTACTTCATAAGTTGCACAAATGTTCCTTTCAAATGGGTGCTTATACAGTTCATTGCCTTCATTGTTCTTTGTGGATTGACGCATTTGTTGAATGGGTGGACTTATGGCCCTCACACTTTTCAGCTCATGGTGGCGCTCACCGTCTTCAAGATTCTCACAGCGTTGGTGTCGTGTGCCACGGCAATTACACTTGTCACGCTGATCCCTATGCTTCTTAAGGTGAAGGTCAGGGAGTTCATGCTGAAGAAAAAGACGTGGGATCTTGGACGGGAGGTTGGTCTTATAATGAAGCAAAAGGAGGCTGCAAGCCATGTGAGGATGCTCACTCAGGAGATTCGAAAGTCGCTTGATAGGCATACGATTCTATATACCACTTTGGTGGAGCTTTCTAAGACACTCGGATTGCAGACTTGTGCTGTGTGGATGCCTAATGTTGAGAAAACAGAGATGAACCTTACTCATGAATTAAATAGGAGGAATTTTAATTTTACTATACCAATTACTGATCCGGACGTTGTAAAGATTAAAGGAAGTGATGGAGTGAATATACTTGGCCCTGACTCAGCACTTGCTGGTGCAAGTAGTGGTGTAAATGGCGAGATTGGACCGGTTGCTGCAATCCGCATGCCAATGTTGCGAGTTTGTAATTTCAAAGGAGGAACACCGGAGTTAACGCAGGCATGTTATGCAATATTGGTATTGATTCTTCCGAGTGGAGAGACTAGATCTTGGAGCAATCAAGAGCTGGAGATAATTAAGGTGGTTGCTGATCAGGTTGCAGTGGCTTTATCTCATGCTGCAATTCTGGAAGAGTCTCAGCTCATGAGAGAGAAATTGGAGGAACAAAATCGCGCTTTGCAACAGGCGAAAAGGGATGCTATGATGGCGAGCCAGGCAAGAAGCTCATTTCAGAAAGTCATGAGTGATGGGATGAGGAGGCCTATGCACTCGATTTTGGGATTGCTTTCAATGGTGCAAGACGATAATTTGAAGAGCGAACAGAAACTTATCGTGGATGCAATGCTAAGGACGAGCAATGTCTTATCGAACTTGATAAATGATGCCATGGACAATTCGGCAAAGGATGATGGGAGATTCTCTTTGGAGATAAGGTCTTTCAGATTACATTCGATGATAAAGGAAGCGGCTTGCCTTGCCAAGTGCATGTGTGTCTATAGAGGATTTGGTTTTCTGGTCGAGGTCGAGAAGTCTTTGCCGGACAATGTAATGGGCGACGAGAGGAGGGTTTTTCAGGTAATTTTGCACATGGTTGGGAACCTTCTGGATCATAGCCAAAGGGAAGGAACTCTCGTACTTAGAGTTTTCGCCGAAACCGGAAGTCAGGGAAGGACTGACAAAGGGTGGACAAGTTGGAGACCAAGCTCATCTAGTGGTGATGTAAATATTAGATTTGAGATAGGGATCAACAGTAGTGATTCAGAAATTGGGAGCTCGTTTTCTTCGGGATTTGGAGTTAGGAAATTTTCTAGTGATAGGGTCGAGGGCCGATTGAGCTTCAGCATTTGCAAAAGGATAGTTCAG CTGATGCAAGGCAACATATGGTTGGTTCCGAATTCTCATGGTTATCCTCAAAGCATGGCCCTCGTTCTTCGGTTTCAATTACGACCATCAATCAGCATAGCCATCTCGGAACCTGGAGAGTTTTCGGAGCGTCATGGTTCCAATTCTCtgttgagaggtctgcaagttcTATTGGCCGACAACGACGATGTAAATAGGGCAGTGACCCAAAAGTTGCTTCAGAAATTAGGCTGCATTGTAGCCACCGTATCCTCCGGATTCGAATGCCTTACTGCCATCGGACCTGCCGGAACTTCTTTCCAAATCATTCTTTTGGATCTTCACATGCCTGACATAGATGGCTTTGAAGTCACCACGAGGATTCGGAAGTTCAGGAGCCGAAACTGGCCGATGATCGTAGCGTTGACCGTGAATATGGGAGATGAGTTGTGGGAGAAGTGCATGCAGATTGGTATCAATGGAGTTATCCAAAAACCAGTTTTGTTGCAAGGAATTGCAAGTGAGCTCAGAAGACTCATAATTCAGGGAAATAATGTCCTGTGA